In Chromatiales bacterium, the sequence TCGATTCGGCGCCGCAGCCCGCGGCGCAGGTCCTTGAGCGCAATTCGCATGCGCAGCAGTCCAGCGGACGGCTCTGCGTCGGCATAGCGCACCGCGTTGTACGCGGCTGCGAACCGGCGCGCGGCGTCGGCGCACCACGGTGCAGCGACTGCGGCCCGCTCCCCGAGCGTAGCCATCCCGTCACCACGCGCGGTGCTGACGCCGATTCGTGCCAGTATTCGCTCGAAGCGCTCGCGTTCCCGACTCAGACGTGACCGCGCGGCCCCTGGCCGGCGGGCAAACCACGCGAATACCGCCGTCGCAATGATCACCGCGACGATCGCCACGGCCGGCAGCCAGCGAATGCCGAGCCGGCCCAGTCCGAGGGCGCCGAGCATCTCACGTTGCCGGTCGCGGTCGTAGCCGATCACCCAGTGCGACCAGTGATGCTGTAGCGCGTCACCGAACTCACGCACGCCACGCCACAACGCGACCAGCCCGCCGAGGTCGCCGAGATCGAAACGCACGATATCCGCGCCGACCGAACTGCCGAGATCGATTGCGCGCTCCACGCGTTCGGGTGCGACGGCCGCGGTCGGATCGACCCGCAGCCAGCCGGCGTGGTCCAGGTAGACCTCGACCCAGGCGTGGGCGTCGGCCTGCCGCACTCTGAGGTATCCGCCGACGGCGTTGCGGACACCGCCCTGGTATCCGCCCACAACGCGGGCCGGAATCCCGGCGGCGCGCATCAGGACCGCGAACGCCGAGGCATAGTGTTCGCAGAACCCGCGCCGGGTCTCGAACAGGAAGGCCGCAGTCGGATCGCCGGTGATCCGTGGCGGATTCAGGGTGTAGAAAAACGCCTCGTCGCGGAAGTGGGCCAGACCCTGGATCACCAGGGCACGGTCGTCCGCGCCCGCTTGCGCCCGCCAGTCCTGCGCCAATGCCAAAACCGCGGGCTCAATCCTGCGCAACGCCAGGAGCCGTTCGCGTTCATTGCGATCGAGTGGCTCGGCTCGGATCACTTCCGCCGAGCGCATGCGATAGCGGCGTCGTTCCTCGATCGGTCGGCTGGCGCGCAGCTGGCCCCCGGCGATCAGTTCGGTTTCGGCCGGCGCCTCGAGCGGGCGGTCCAGCGCGAATACTTCGCGCTGGCGGGTCGGCTCCAGCGTCAGGGTGTATTCGATACTGCCACCGACCGGCACCGGCCGCGCCGGGGGCCCTGTCGCGGTCAGCCCGCGCGACCAGGCCAGCCCGTCAAATTCTGAAAATACGGGCCCCCGCCAGTAGAGGTTCTGCTGATCGGGCGGGGGACCATCGAACTCAACGCGAAACGCGGTCGATTCATCCAGCGCGAGCTCGGCGATCTGTCCGGGACGAATCTGCTCGCCGATCCCGGTCACGGCCTTCTCGCCCTGGATCTGCAGCGCCCAGAGCGGCGCCAGCCGTGGTACCAGCAAGAACAGCAGGGCTGCGACCGGCAGCGCCTGTGCCAGCATCACGAATGCCGTACGCGCGAGCTGGCGCGGCCCGGCAGGCGTCGCGCGCTCGTTTTGCAGCAGCGAGGCCACGAGCCCGGCCAGCACGGCCGCCGCCCAGAGCACATCGCCGAACCGCTGCGCGAACAGAAATTGTGTCGCGACGAGGAACACGCCCAGATACACCAGCATCAGTGCATCGCGTCGCGTGTCGAGCTCGAGCAGCTTCAGGCCGAACATGGTGACCAACAGGGCCGTGCCGGCGTCGCGTCCGAGCACCGAGCGATAGCTGACGAAAACGGTCGCGACTGCGACGACGACCAGCGTCCCGAGCACCCAGCGCGGCGGACGCAGCCCGGTCCAGCGTACGGCCAGTGCGCGCCAGCCAAGCGCGCCTGCGGCGATGCCGGCGACCGGCGGCTCCAGTCGCCACAGGTGCGGCGCGGCGGCCGCGGCCAGCAGCGCGCACAGCCACAGCACGAAGCCCGGCTGCAGGCGGCGCGCAGCGAGTTCAGATGCCATCGGGGTACAACGCCATGGCCCCCAGACAGCGGTCGCGATGGCGGTCACCGTGATCTGCCTCGACGTGCAGCGTGCCCAGTGCGAGCGCGTAGTCCTGGCCCGCGCGCTCGGCGTCGGTCAGCCATCGGGCCATCCGGCTCAGTCCGGCCTCGAGTTCCAGGTCTGCCGGCAGACTGATGGCAAGTCGGTTGGCCGAACCGCCGGCGAATGACTTGGTCTGCCAGGGGCCGCCCCGGGCGACCGCCTTCCAGTGCACCCGCCGGTGCGGATCGCCGTCGCGGTAGCCGCGCACGCCGTCGAATTCCTCGTCACCGCTGCCGCGACCGCTGAGTCGCAGGCCGTGGTCCGGCTCACCCGGGGGGGGTGGTACCGACCCGGTCTCGATGCGTGGATAGACCAGCGTGTGCGCGTCGCTGAGCACGCGGGTCCAGGCGCGCAGAAGGCCCAGCGGATAGCGCGACTCGATCAGGAGCTCGCCGGGCTGAAAGCGACCCCGACGCTGCGCATCGACCACGAGCGCGATATCGCAGACCTGATCGCGTTCCAGGTCAAGACAATGCACCGCGCCGCTCAGTGACAGGCACAGACCATTGCGCGCCCGGTGGCCGCCCTCGAGTCGCACCGGCTGCTCGAGCAATTCTCCGACATGCGCCGGAGTGGCGGCCCGCAGGCGCGCGCCCAGCCCGACCAGGTTGCGCTGGGTCTGCACCATGGCGTTCAGCCCTACGCCACACAGCACAAAGGTCAGCAGATAGGCGAGGTTGTTGCGGTAGTTCACCGCACCCGCGAACATCAGCGCGAGCAGCCCGGCGAACAGATACCCGTAGCGGGTCGGCAGGATGTAGACGTGCCGTCGGTCGACCGTCACGCCGGCGCCGGTGTCGTGCAGCGGTCGTGCGATCTGCGCCCAGCGCGCGCGCAGCCGGGCGAGAATCATCTCAGGGGATCGGCGTCGTTGTGACGATTTCGCCAACCCGCGCCGCCGTCTCCGCCCCGGCGTCGAGCCGGTGGGTGGCCACGGCCGGAAAGACCGCCTGCACATCTTCGGGCAGCACGTGACCGCGCGCTTCAACCAGCGCGTAGGCGCGCGCGGCACTCAGCAGGCCCTGGCCGGCGCGCGGCGATAGCCCGTGCCGGAACAGCCCCGGCGCCCGGCTTGCCGCGAGCAGCGCCTGGACATAGTCGAGCAGCGCTTCACTGACGCGTACCGCGGCCGCGGTGTGCTGAAGCGATCGAATGGTTGCCGCGTCCAGCACGGGCTCGTGCTCCAGCAGGGCCACCCGCCGGTCGCCCGATGCGAGCAGCCGGCGCTCGGTGGCCGCATCCGGCAGGCCGAGCGAGATCTGCATCAGGAACCGGTCGAGCTGTGATTCGGGCAGTGGATAAACGCCGATCTGCTCGGCCGGGTTACGGGTCGCGATCACAAAGAACGGCTTTGGCAATGCATGGGTTTCGCCATCGCTCGTGATCTGCCGTTCCTCCATCGCCTCGAGCAGGGCGCTCTGAGTCTTCGCGGTGGCGCGATTGATCTCGTCGGCCAGCACGACCTGCGCGAAGATCGGCCCGGGATGAAAGCGGAAAGCGCTGGCCGCCGACTCGTATACCGAGACCCCGATGATGTCGGTTGGCAGGAGGTCGGCCGTGAACTGCACGCGCCGATGGCTCAGACCGCTCAGATGCGCAAGCGTGTTCGCGAGTGTCGTCTTGCCGGTGCCCGGCAGGTCATCGACCAGCAGGTGCCCACCGGCAATCATGCACGCGGTGGCCAGCCGCAGCTCATGCGGTTTGCCGAGCACGATTTCGCCAGCGGCGCTCAGCAGCAGAGCCAGTCGCTCACCGGCCGCGTGCGCCGTCGCAATGCCCGTGTTCTCTGTTGCGGCCCGCATGTTCATTTCCTGTGTACCCGCGTTCCAAGCAAAAGCATGACCAGAACGGCCGCGCCGAATGCGTACAGTCCAGGCCGGGGTTCTACGCTCGCCAGCACGCCGGTCTTGGCGGACACCAGGATCACGGCAACGACAAAGACATCCAGCATCGACCACCGCCCGATACGTTCAGCGAGCGCCGATGCGCGACGCAGACTCGATTGCGGCGCTGACACCATCGCACCGCCAAGCGCGGCGAGCTTGAACACCGGCAGCGCGACGCTGAACAACGCGATCGCGACCGAAAGCATCTGTTCACCACCGATCCACAGATCGGCTATCGCACTGAACATGCTCACATCATCGTTGAACACCAACAGCTGCGAGACCCGTGCGAGCGGCAACAGGTAACCGGCGGCGAGCAACCCGGCGGCCACGAACCACAACAGTGTGTTGACTCGCGACGGTCCGGAAAGTGCCGGCTCAGCAATCAAGGTTGGTTCCGATTCCATGGGAATTCATTGCAAAAGCACGTGAATGTGCCAATTTTAGCTGCAAAAAACCGGGGAAATGTGTAAGCTTCGCGCCGGAATTTCCCAAACCACCCCCAATGGAGCGATACCATGGCGGCAAAGAAAAAATCCGCGGCCAAAAAAAAGGCGGCGGCCACCAAGGCGGCACCGGCCGCCAAAGCAATCACCCAGAAGATGACCCGTACGCAGATTCTGCAGGCCATCGCCGATGAAACCGGACTGAACCGCAAGCAGGTCGGCGCGGTGTTCGAGTCCTTGAGTGGTCTGGTCGAGCGCAACCTGCGTCCGCGCGGCTCCGGCGAACTGACGATTCCGTTCAACGGCATGAAGGTCCGCCGTGTGCGCCGCCCGGCGCAGAAGGCCCGCATGGGTCGCAATCCGGCCACCGGCGAAGCCGTGAAGATTGCCGCGAAACCGGCACGCACGGTTGTGAAGGTCACCGCGCTGAAGATGCTCAAGGACAAGGCCGGCTGAACCAATAGCTTGCTGAAGCCCAAATAAAAAAGGCGGTCTTTTGACCGCCTTTTTTGTTTCGCGGACCGTGATTCATCCGCACACCATCCGCGGCATGAATCAACGATAGCCGTAGGTCTGCTGTGACATGCGCATCTGCCGGCGCAGCATGCCGCGGTAATACACGAGCGCGCTCGTACCGCTGGCAACCACGTCAAAGATCTTCCAGCCCGAATCTCCGCGGTAGAAGCGGAAGTCGACACTCATCGGGATCGCGTTCGGCCGGATGATCCATGCACGAACAACGGATTCCTTGTCGCCACGCAGACGCGGTTCCGACAGGCGGACCTGCGCATCGCGGTAGCCGACCAGTGCCTGGGCGAGCGTCGAAAGCAGGTGTCCCTCAATCACCTGGACGACGGAGCTGACGGCCTCCGGCGGCATCTGCCGGCCCATCGGGCCCAGTGCCCAGTCGGCCATGTATTCAAAGTCGAACGACGGCGCGATCTCCTGATCGAGGAACCGCATCGCGGCCTCCCGGTTCTGGGCGCCGCCGCCGCGGACAAAACTGGTCAGCCGGTCGATGCCGTCCTGCAGGACGGCGGTCGGGTCGCCGCCGGTCGCACCGGCCGGGGCCGTAAAAGCGAGGCAGGCCAGCGAAAGGGCCAAATTACGCAAGGTTCTCATCATCGGGTAGTCTCCAGGCGGTCGGTTCAGGACGCTGCGCAGCTTGCCCGTTGCGCGCGGTCGCCGCAACAACACCGGGAAACAAACCGGGGGCTCGTCGGGTCCGGAACCGCTGATCGGCGCGGGTATAATGGCGCGTCAATCCTGCACTGGAAGCCCCCATGGCGAACGTAAAATTCGGCTGGTCCAACGCCTTCGTGCGCCTGATCCTGGCACTGCTGCTGGTGTTTGCGACCTACAACCCCGAGGGCCACTCGTTCTACCACTGGGCGATCGCGCCGCCCATGGAGATCACGGCCATCAAGGTGTTCGTGTTCGTCGCCCTGCTGATTGGCTGGGTGATCCTGCTGCGCGCGACCCTGCGTTCACTCGGCCCGGTCGGCATGGTCCTCGCGATTGCGTTTTTCGGCACCCTGGCCTGGCTGTTTCTCGACTGGATGAATCTCGATCCGGGCAACACACGGATCATGACGTACGTCATCGAGCTGTGCCTGGCGCTGGTGCTGGCCGCCGGTGTGTCCTGGTCGCATGTGCGCCGGCGCATCTCCGGGCAGCTCGATATCGACGATGTCGAAACCTGAACCAACCATGACTATGGAAGCCCTGATCAGTCCGTCCAGGATTGCCAGAGCGACGAAAGCGAAAAAGCGCGGCTGTTCGTTTTCTTTTACTTTGAACGGCTTGCAGCCGCCGAAAATGCCAGCACCTTCATGTGCCGCGGGAAACTCTGAAC encodes:
- a CDS encoding DUF3488 domain-containing transglutaminase family protein, with translation MASELAARRLQPGFVLWLCALLAAAAAPHLWRLEPPVAGIAAGALGWRALAVRWTGLRPPRWVLGTLVVVAVATVFVSYRSVLGRDAGTALLVTMFGLKLLELDTRRDALMLVYLGVFLVATQFLFAQRFGDVLWAAAVLAGLVASLLQNERATPAGPRQLARTAFVMLAQALPVAALLFLLVPRLAPLWALQIQGEKAVTGIGEQIRPGQIAELALDESTAFRVEFDGPPPDQQNLYWRGPVFSEFDGLAWSRGLTATGPPARPVPVGGSIEYTLTLEPTRQREVFALDRPLEAPAETELIAGGQLRASRPIEERRRYRMRSAEVIRAEPLDRNERERLLALRRIEPAVLALAQDWRAQAGADDRALVIQGLAHFRDEAFFYTLNPPRITGDPTAAFLFETRRGFCEHYASAFAVLMRAAGIPARVVGGYQGGVRNAVGGYLRVRQADAHAWVEVYLDHAGWLRVDPTAAVAPERVERAIDLGSSVGADIVRFDLGDLGGLVALWRGVREFGDALQHHWSHWVIGYDRDRQREMLGALGLGRLGIRWLPAVAIVAVIIATAVFAWFARRPGAARSRLSRERERFERILARIGVSTARGDGMATLGERAAVAAPWCADAARRFAAAYNAVRYADAEPSAGLLRMRIALKDLRRGLRRRID
- a CDS encoding DUF58 domain-containing protein, encoding MILARLRARWAQIARPLHDTGAGVTVDRRHVYILPTRYGYLFAGLLALMFAGAVNYRNNLAYLLTFVLCGVGLNAMVQTQRNLVGLGARLRAATPAHVGELLEQPVRLEGGHRARNGLCLSLSGAVHCLDLERDQVCDIALVVDAQRRGRFQPGELLIESRYPLGLLRAWTRVLSDAHTLVYPRIETGSVPPPPGEPDHGLRLSGRGSGDEEFDGVRGYRDGDPHRRVHWKAVARGGPWQTKSFAGGSANRLAISLPADLELEAGLSRMARWLTDAERAGQDYALALGTLHVEADHGDRHRDRCLGAMALYPDGI
- a CDS encoding AAA family ATPase produces the protein MRAATENTGIATAHAAGERLALLLSAAGEIVLGKPHELRLATACMIAGGHLLVDDLPGTGKTTLANTLAHLSGLSHRRVQFTADLLPTDIIGVSVYESAASAFRFHPGPIFAQVVLADEINRATAKTQSALLEAMEERQITSDGETHALPKPFFVIATRNPAEQIGVYPLPESQLDRFLMQISLGLPDAATERRLLASGDRRVALLEHEPVLDAATIRSLQHTAAAVRVSEALLDYVQALLAASRAPGLFRHGLSPRAGQGLLSAARAYALVEARGHVLPEDVQAVFPAVATHRLDAGAETAARVGEIVTTTPIP
- a CDS encoding paraquat-inducible protein A, translated to MIAEPALSGPSRVNTLLWFVAAGLLAAGYLLPLARVSQLLVFNDDVSMFSAIADLWIGGEQMLSVAIALFSVALPVFKLAALGGAMVSAPQSSLRRASALAERIGRWSMLDVFVVAVILVSAKTGVLASVEPRPGLYAFGAAVLVMLLLGTRVHRK
- a CDS encoding HU family DNA-binding protein; translation: MAAKKKSAAKKKAAATKAAPAAKAITQKMTRTQILQAIADETGLNRKQVGAVFESLSGLVERNLRPRGSGELTIPFNGMKVRRVRRPAQKARMGRNPATGEAVKIAAKPARTVVKVTALKMLKDKAG
- a CDS encoding ABC transporter substrate-binding protein, translating into MRNLALSLACLAFTAPAGATGGDPTAVLQDGIDRLTSFVRGGGAQNREAAMRFLDQEIAPSFDFEYMADWALGPMGRQMPPEAVSSVVQVIEGHLLSTLAQALVGYRDAQVRLSEPRLRGDKESVVRAWIIRPNAIPMSVDFRFYRGDSGWKIFDVVASGTSALVYYRGMLRRQMRMSQQTYGYR